The Megalops cyprinoides isolate fMegCyp1 chromosome 10, fMegCyp1.pri, whole genome shotgun sequence genome window below encodes:
- the nrsn1 gene encoding LOW QUALITY PROTEIN: neurensin-1 (The sequence of the model RefSeq protein was modified relative to this genomic sequence to represent the inferred CDS: inserted 2 bases in 1 codon; deleted 2 bases in 1 codon): MNTCHYHTNVPFISKVESVCLTFGTLIIVIXVLTGGYAVTPKIESFGEQELLFVDSQAARYNRVLYICKLAGAALFCIGGGGLMAVRVLLSTFTPGDSKEEQHPQQRFWERLAEPQANSHPVTWVPAPGERKVPITLLKVQNVQPAPDT; encoded by the exons atgaacacctGCCATTATCACACCAATGTGCCCTTCATCAGCAAAGTTGAGTCC gtcTGTCTCACATTTGGAACCCTGATAATTGTCAT AGTGCTCACCGGGGGCTACGCTGTCACACCCAAAATTGAGTCCTTTGGTGAGCAGGAGTTGCTGTTTGTGGACAGCCAGGCAGCACGCTACAACCGGGTGCTGTACATCTGCAAGCTGGCAGGGGCTGCTCTCTTCtgcatc gggggggggggcctaaTGGCCGTCAGGGTGCTGCTGTCCACGTTCACCCCTGGTGATTCCAAGGAGGAGCAGCACCCTCAGCAACGCTTCTGGGAGAGGCTGGCTGAGCCGCAGGCCAACTCCCATCCTGTCACCTGGGTGCCTGCCCCCGGGGAGAGGAAGGTCCCCATCACCCTATTGAAAGTGCAGAACGTTCAGCCAGCCCCTGATACCTGA